A stretch of DNA from Odocoileus virginianus isolate 20LAN1187 ecotype Illinois chromosome 7, Ovbor_1.2, whole genome shotgun sequence:
CTGCATAACTTCCCCTCCAGGGTATGAAACTCACCTTTACGAAGTTTCCCTCTTGTCTTTACTGATAATAGACCTATTGATCTATAATGGGATGAGGATGTCACGGAAGGAAGGGGATGCTGAATATGGAGGGACCAAGACCAACGATGCTGTAGGGAATGATACAGCCTGCCTGACCATTTGCTTCTATGATGCTGGCATATGCTGCAATATCAAATCAGTCTCCTAAAAGTACGCAAGAAGGAAAGGCTGCCCTTTGTCCTCAGGATCACCCCAGTGGCTATAGGGAGACCACATCCACTTGAGCAGGTGAAGGGATTCCTAGGACTATTCATTGTTACCCATGCCAGATGTTATAGTTTGGCAATGAAAGATTTTCAGGGGTAGCTCATGAATAACTAAAAACAACAGTTATGTTGTAGACAGGGTTGGGCTAGCCATTGGAAGGAAGGAGACTCTGACACCAAGTAGTGGCAACTTGGAAAAATGGGAATTGGATCTCTTGGAGGCTGAGACTAATGCTTGCTTGGACACAGATGTGGTCCTCCACTGATCCATCAGCTGCGCTGCAGTGTCCTCACTAAAAACGGAGagagtttgtttgctttttctgtaatTGACTCTGACCCAATGCTGTGCTCTCAGGCAGCACAGATGGTGTCCTTTGCCATGGACTGGACCAGAAACCCTCATGCCCCACTGGTCAGCCTCTTTTCACTTCCTCCTCCCGCAATCCAATACACCCCTTCACTTTCCTCCCAGCCCCAAGAAGGAATGAATCAACACTGGTCGAGGGAAAATAAGCACTGAATTCTCTTCCAAAGCAGCAGAGGGCTCAGCAGGGAATCACTGAGGGAGCAGAGGAACTTGCCTCTTCAGGCTGGAAACTCACAGATGGCCAAGAAGGAAGAAGAACAGGAGATGTCATTCCAGAGCCCGTCTCGTAAGAGGAGCACACAGTCCTCCCCTGAGCCGTGGTTATTGGGTTCATTCTTCTTCCAGTTGCTGTAGCCTAGCCTTCCTCCGGTTACATACATAAACTGCCCTTCGGTCACCTCATCTGTGATGCCCAGGAAGGCTGTGTCTGGGGCCATGTCCTGGATGGCTTTGTTCTCCTCTGCATTCTTGGGTGTGGCCACAGTCGCCCCAAGTGCCGTGCACAGAGCCTTCACGCTGGAAAAAGGCATCTTTTCACCATTGGTCACATACAGCTTCTTCCCAGACTTCTTGCCCAAGGAGAAGGTTTGCACTGAAATCATAAAGGGTAGGTGGAGTTGATTTGGCTTAGAGCCCAGCCCTGGACAGCAGATGAAAAAGCCCTTCTCTGGGAATCTGGGGTTGAGCCCCATTCTTCACCACCTCTGGTGAGATCCTGGTAAGAAGGTGAAGTCAACTCCCTGGCAGCAAGCCAGGGATCTTCTACAATATCCCATCCTTAGGACAAATATCTGGAAAAATTGTCCCCTTACTGGTGAACCTAGGAAAACATGCTAGAGCCCCACTGCCAGGTGTAGGCACCAGGGTGAGAAAGAGGCATGGATACCCATCTGAGACCCATGGGTGCTGAGAAAGGAGCAAAGATCCCAGAGTCAGCAGACCTCCACTCCATCCTCCTCTATCTTCCTAACTGCATGCTGGTGAATTAATTATCCACACTTCTTTGACCTAGTTTTTTCTCACCTGTCAATAAAATGGGTGTAATACCCACACATAGGGCTGGCAAGAGGATTGAATGAAATCGtattattaagaaaatgacaaccaaCCTAGCCCTGGTATATAATAAGTGGTCATACATGTAAATTCTTTTCCACCCTTCCCCCAAAACCTAGAGTCCTCTGGAGATAAAAGAATCCAGAACACATTGG
This window harbors:
- the LOC110152752 gene encoding mannose-binding protein A-like gives rise to the protein MFLFSSLPVLLCVVTATFSNAKVGEDAQKTCPVVACAIPVTNGTPGRDGRDGPKGEKGEPGQGLRGSQGPPGKMGPPGNIGNPGLPGPRGHKGDRGDSSVAEAKLASLEGQIRNLQSELDHVKKLQTFSLGKKSGKKLYVTNGEKMPFSSVKALCTALGATVATPKNAEENKAIQDMAPDTAFLGITDEVTEGQFMYVTGGRLGYSNWKKNEPNNHGSGEDCVLLLRDGLWNDISCSSSFLAICEFPA